DNA sequence from the Hoylesella buccalis ATCC 35310 genome:
TTACGCTTCATGATTTCCACCACGTCATTGCTCATGTCGGTCACCGCATAGCGGAACACCGACCGTCCCTCTTGATAGAGGTAGTGCAGATGATGGTCTACCGTGAAGTGTGAGGCAGGACAAACGCTGCCACCAGCCTTCATGTGCAAGAACGGAAGTCCTTTACCATCGGTGCGGAAGAACATGTCCTGCATGCCCAACTCTCCGTCCTCGGATGCTTCTACCAAAACGGCAGCTGCGCCATCTCCAAAGAGAACGCAAGTCTGTCGATCTTGGTAATCGACGAGCGATGACATCTTGTCCGCTCCGATAACAATGACCTTCTTACAACGCCCACTCTCCACAAAGCTACAGGCCGTGCTCAGCGCATACATAAACCCGCAACAAGCTGCTTCCAAATCATATGCGAAAGCGTTTTTCAGTCCCAACTTACCCAACACGATAGATGCCGTGGAGGGGAATTTGTAGTCGGGCGTTGTCGTTGCAACAATGAGTGCGTCGATGGTGTCGGGATCTACCCCGGTTTTCTGAATCAACTGCTTGGCAGCCTTACGCGCCAAGTAACTGGTTCCGAGGCCTTCCTCCTTCAGGATGCGGCGTTCTTTGATACCAACACGAGTAGTAATCCATTCGTCGCTGGTGTCAACCATTCGTGAGAGTTCCTCATTATCGAGAACATAGTCAGGAACGTATCCCCCAACGCCGGTAATAATCGCGTTGATTTTTCCCATTATTCAGCTACTTCCTTTTCAATCGCAACTTTACCTCTGTAATATCCACAAGTAGGACAAACAGTGTGGTAAACATAGTATGCACCACAGTTAGGGCAAACTGCCAATGTAGGAGCTACAGCCTTATCATGAGTTCTTCTTTTCAGTGTACGAGTCTTCGACTGTCTTCTTTTAGGATGTGCCATTTTCTTTTAATCTTTAATTATTGTTTTTAATTTTTCTAATCCAGCCCAGCGCGGATTCACAGGCTTTTCACCGTCCTCCAAACTACTTCGGGTAGCCGAAAGCTCTTGCAGCTTTTTCGTCATCACAGCATTGCATTTTCCAGGTGCATGCACATGCTTGATGGGGACGCTGAGATCTATAAATTCATAGATGAACCACGAGATGTCGAGCACGCCTTCGCGCTCAGGCACTACGATTAGGTCATCATCGTCTGAGTATTCTTCGCCAAATTTCGCCACGAGCTTATTTTCCGTATCGATGGGTTGTTGCATTTCATCAAGACACAAGTCACAGGTCACGATGACAAACCCCTGAATATGGAACGTGAGCTCAAAACTGCCGGCTATCCTGCGTATGGACAGTGCGACAGAAAGATTGCCCTTTTGGATGTCAGGAGCCTCGATGGCTTCAAAATACGCATCGTCAAGCTTGAACTCATAGGTCGCAACCTGATCGGTCAAAGCTTTCAAGTCAATCTTAAACGGCTTTAAATCGCGCATAATTATACTTTGGAGTGCAAAGTTACAAATATTTTCCGACATGCTCATCACTTAGGGGTAAAAATGTTGATTTTTGACGACAACGAATCTTTTTTGAAAAGAAAAAGCCGTGGCAACCAATCATTTAAAGCGGGCTGAAAGCCCAAAAGAAAATTGCTTAGGACAACACTCTTGGTAAGGCTACAACATGACATGCGACATGTAAGTACAAAAGCAAAGACAAACTCATTGACTTTTGCGCCCAAAGTCTTTGCAATTGAGGGACAAAGTCAGGGATATTGGCACGCAAGGTCAACGCTTTTACAGCGGCAGGATAGAATATTGATACAGAGCGACTTATCTTTTTAGCTCGATTCGAAAAGTCGTACCTTTTCCCATTTCCGAACTCTTCACCCAAATTCGGCCCCGATGGTACTCTTCTATGATGCGTTTGGCCAGCGAAAGTCCCAGTCCCCAACCACGTTTCTTGGTGGTAAAGCCTGGAAGAAAAACATTTCTAATATCTTTTTTCCTGATGCCTTTCCCTGTATCAGACACCTCTACAACGACCTTCTCAACGGCGTCTTGCACACGGATAGTGATTTGGCCTTGTTCTCCTCCCATGGCATCAACGGCATTTTTACACAAATTCTCGATAACCCACTCAAATAGCGAAGGGTTCATGCGCACCATGAGTTCGTCTGCGTTTTCGGGCAATTGGGTTACGATTTGGATGCCCTGAGACGTGCGGCGATTCATGTAGGATGTCACATGCTGCACCACCTCACGCAGGCTGTATGGCTCCAATTCAGGCATCGAACCGATTTTCGAGAACCGGTCGGCAATTAACTGCAGCCGCTTCACGTCCTGATCCATTTCGGGAATCAAGACATCGTCAGGATAATTCTCCTTCAAGATTTCCGTCCAAGCCATCAGGCTGGAGATGGGGGTGCCCAATTGGTGAGCGGTTTCTTTCGACAGTCCCACCCAAACCTTGTTTTGCTCAGCACGTTTAGAGGTGAGCAAAGCAAAAAT
Encoded proteins:
- a CDS encoding beta-ketoacyl-ACP synthase III, which gives rise to MGKINAIITGVGGYVPDYVLDNEELSRMVDTSDEWITTRVGIKERRILKEEGLGTSYLARKAAKQLIQKTGVDPDTIDALIVATTTPDYKFPSTASIVLGKLGLKNAFAYDLEAACCGFMYALSTACSFVESGRCKKVIVIGADKMSSLVDYQDRQTCVLFGDGAAAVLVEASEDGELGMQDMFFRTDGKGLPFLHMKAGGSVCPASHFTVDHHLHYLYQEGRSVFRYAVTDMSNDVVEIMKRNNLSAADVDWVVPHEANLRIIEAVAKRAELPMDKVAINIQHYGNTSAATIPLALWDYESKLKKGDNIIFTAFGAGFVHGASFFKWAYDGADAVTRK
- a CDS encoding sensor histidine kinase, yielding MQWTDRIRQVKLLLVVAAILIAVVSLVVSHYLIRDLENEERNKMEVWAEAMRTLNQADENTDLNLVLKVINENHTIPVIVMDPAGDVQTYRNISLDNRSGADSTAYLKTLSNRQKAANHYIRISLNDQVKDDYIDVCYDDSLMLKRLASYPYVQLGVVLIFAVVVIFALLTSKRAEQNKVWVGLSKETAHQLGTPISSLMAWTEILKENYPDDVLIPEMDQDVKRLQLIADRFSKIGSMPELEPYSLREVVQHVTSYMNRRTSQGIQIVTQLPENADELMVRMNPSLFEWVIENLCKNAVDAMGGEQGQITIRVQDAVEKVVVEVSDTGKGIRKKDIRNVFLPGFTTKKRGWGLGLSLAKRIIEEYHRGRIWVKSSEMGKGTTFRIELKR
- the rpmF gene encoding 50S ribosomal protein L32; translation: MAHPKRRQSKTRTLKRRTHDKAVAPTLAVCPNCGAYYVYHTVCPTCGYYRGKVAIEKEVAE
- a CDS encoding YceD family protein, whose protein sequence is MRDLKPFKIDLKALTDQVATYEFKLDDAYFEAIEAPDIQKGNLSVALSIRRIAGSFELTFHIQGFVIVTCDLCLDEMQQPIDTENKLVAKFGEEYSDDDDLIVVPEREGVLDISWFIYEFIDLSVPIKHVHAPGKCNAVMTKKLQELSATRSSLEDGEKPVNPRWAGLEKLKTIIKD